A region from the Nocardioides exalbidus genome encodes:
- a CDS encoding universal stress protein — MHVIVATDGSKQSLAAAKQLKAFADPTKITEISVVAVIRPLASVAFADDLSEGRIDGSFRDAAQGAVDAIAAVYDEWGPKVNKRIRSGSAANEIIKAAKQYDAGLVVVAAGGRGLTDGVLVGSTAQRVQHYAPCPVLVVRPAPRKPRKR, encoded by the coding sequence ATGCACGTCATCGTCGCGACCGACGGCTCGAAGCAGTCCCTGGCCGCAGCCAAGCAGCTCAAGGCGTTCGCCGACCCGACCAAGATCACCGAGATCTCGGTGGTCGCGGTGATCCGGCCGCTGGCGTCGGTCGCCTTCGCCGACGACCTGTCGGAGGGCAGGATCGACGGCTCCTTCCGCGATGCCGCCCAGGGCGCGGTCGACGCGATCGCCGCCGTCTACGACGAGTGGGGACCCAAGGTCAACAAGCGCATCCGCAGCGGGTCAGCGGCCAACGAGATCATCAAGGCAGCCAAGCAGTACGACGCCGGGCTTGTGGTGGTCGCAGCCGGCGGCCGCGGCCTGACCGACGGCGTCCTGGTGGGCAGCACGGCGCAGCGCGTGCAGCACTACGCGCCGTGCCCCGTGCTCGTCGTGCGACCGGCGCCACGGAAGCCGCGCAAGCGCTGA
- the pcrA gene encoding DNA helicase PcrA, with translation MSPTDTPLVDAHRGNPLLDGLNEPQRAAVVHSGAPLLVVAGAGSGKTRVLTRRIAWLINERKAHPGSILAITFTNKAAAEMKARVEDLVGKRARIMWVSTFHSACVRILRKEIDRVGFKSNFSIYDAADSKRLMTIVLRDLELDPKRYQPNAVLNWVSDQKNELRDAEDAAKEARNSFEEAYAKAFASYQRRLREANALDFDDLIMTTVHLLQAFPDVRENYRRRFRHVLVDEYQDTNHAQYSLIQQLCGQVFEELETEVAGEQVEPSELMVVGDADQSIYAFRGADIRNILDFEQDFPNATTILLEQNYRSTQTILSAANSVIGNNRGRKPKRLWTDAGEGERIVGYVSDDEHDEARFVSEEIDKLVDDAGVKPSDVAVFYRTNAQSRVFEEVFIRTGQPYKVVGGVRFYERREVRDALAYLRVLVNTADEISLRRVLNTPKRGIGDRAEACIAALANRDRITFWEALTRAAEAPGLATRSLKNIEGFVAIIQELQSMVEADERPDVILESVLERSGYLAELEASDDPQDGTRVENLAELVAVAREFAEDPQPGPSADPAEVEAGTVAVGLGDFLERVALVADADQIPDAPDGEDLGVVTLMTLHTAKGLEFPVVFLTGLEDGVFPHQRSLGDQPELEEERRLAYVGLTRAEKRLYISRALVRSAWGAPSHNPASRFLDELPVDLVDWRRTAADQTRWGRPDHAGGSTRLGTPTDAGRRNFSSAALRADAASKAKPAREIPSLSPGDRVVHDSFGMGTVVAVDGVADKSVASIDFGSEGVKRLLLRYAPVEKL, from the coding sequence ATGAGCCCCACAGACACACCCCTCGTCGATGCGCACCGCGGCAACCCCCTCCTCGACGGCCTCAACGAGCCCCAGCGCGCTGCCGTCGTGCACTCCGGTGCGCCGCTGCTCGTGGTCGCGGGTGCCGGGTCCGGCAAGACCCGGGTGCTCACCCGGCGCATCGCCTGGCTGATCAACGAGCGCAAGGCGCACCCCGGCTCGATCCTGGCGATCACCTTCACCAACAAGGCCGCCGCCGAGATGAAGGCGCGCGTCGAGGACCTCGTCGGCAAGCGCGCGCGGATCATGTGGGTCTCGACGTTCCACTCGGCCTGCGTGCGGATCCTGCGCAAGGAGATCGACCGCGTCGGCTTCAAGTCCAACTTCTCGATCTACGACGCCGCCGACTCCAAGCGGCTGATGACGATCGTGCTGCGCGACCTCGAGCTCGACCCCAAGCGCTACCAGCCCAACGCCGTGCTCAACTGGGTCTCCGACCAGAAGAACGAGCTCCGTGACGCGGAGGACGCCGCCAAGGAGGCGCGCAACTCGTTCGAGGAGGCCTACGCCAAGGCCTTCGCGAGCTACCAGCGCCGCCTGCGCGAGGCCAACGCCCTCGACTTCGACGACCTCATCATGACCACGGTCCACCTGCTGCAGGCCTTCCCCGACGTGCGGGAGAACTACCGCCGCCGGTTCCGCCACGTGCTGGTGGACGAGTACCAGGACACCAACCACGCCCAGTACAGCCTGATCCAGCAGCTCTGCGGACAGGTCTTCGAGGAGCTCGAGACCGAGGTCGCGGGGGAGCAGGTCGAGCCGAGCGAGCTGATGGTCGTCGGTGACGCCGACCAGTCGATCTACGCCTTCCGCGGCGCCGACATCCGCAACATCCTCGACTTCGAGCAGGACTTCCCCAACGCGACGACGATTCTGCTCGAGCAGAACTACCGCTCCACGCAGACCATCCTCAGCGCCGCCAACTCCGTCATCGGCAACAACCGCGGCCGCAAGCCCAAGCGGCTGTGGACCGACGCGGGCGAGGGCGAGCGGATCGTCGGCTACGTCTCCGACGACGAGCACGACGAGGCCCGCTTCGTCAGCGAGGAGATCGACAAGCTCGTCGACGACGCCGGCGTGAAGCCGTCCGACGTCGCGGTCTTCTACCGCACCAACGCGCAGTCCCGCGTGTTCGAGGAGGTGTTCATCCGCACCGGCCAGCCCTACAAGGTCGTCGGCGGGGTCCGCTTCTACGAGCGGCGCGAGGTCCGCGACGCGCTGGCCTACCTCCGGGTGCTGGTCAACACCGCCGACGAGATCTCGCTGCGGCGGGTGCTCAACACGCCCAAGCGCGGCATCGGCGACCGCGCCGAGGCGTGCATCGCGGCGCTGGCCAACCGCGACCGGATCACCTTCTGGGAGGCACTGACCCGCGCCGCCGAGGCGCCCGGCCTGGCGACGCGCAGCCTCAAGAACATCGAGGGCTTCGTCGCGATCATCCAGGAGCTCCAGTCGATGGTCGAGGCCGACGAGCGCCCCGACGTGATCCTGGAGTCCGTCCTCGAGCGCTCCGGCTACCTCGCCGAGCTCGAGGCCAGCGACGACCCCCAGGACGGCACCCGCGTGGAGAACCTCGCCGAGCTCGTCGCCGTCGCGCGCGAGTTCGCCGAGGACCCGCAGCCCGGGCCGAGTGCCGACCCGGCCGAGGTCGAGGCCGGCACCGTCGCCGTCGGCCTCGGCGACTTCCTCGAGCGCGTCGCCCTCGTCGCCGACGCCGACCAGATCCCCGACGCCCCCGACGGCGAGGACCTCGGGGTGGTCACGCTGATGACCCTCCACACCGCCAAGGGCCTCGAGTTCCCGGTCGTCTTCCTCACCGGTCTCGAGGACGGCGTCTTCCCGCACCAGCGCTCGCTCGGTGACCAGCCCGAGCTCGAGGAGGAGCGCCGGCTGGCCTACGTCGGCCTCACCCGCGCGGAGAAGCGCCTCTACATCTCCCGCGCCCTGGTGCGCTCCGCCTGGGGCGCGCCCAGCCACAACCCGGCCAGCCGCTTCCTCGACGAGCTCCCGGTCGACCTCGTCGACTGGCGGCGCACCGCTGCCGACCAGACCCGCTGGGGCCGACCCGACCACGCCGGCGGCTCCACCCGCCTCGGCACCCCCACTGACGCCGGCCGCCGCAACTTCAGCTCGGCCGCGCTCCGCGCCGACGCCGCCTCCAAGGCCAAGCCCGCCCGCGAGATCCCGAGCCTCTCGCCCGGCGACCGCGTGGTCCACGACTCCTTCGGGATGGGCACGGTCGTCGCCGTCGACGGGGTCGCCGACAAGTCCGTCGCCTCCATCGACTTCGGCTCCGAAGGCGTCAAGCGCCTGCTCCTGCGCTACGCCCCGGTCGAGAAGCTCTAG
- a CDS encoding M23 family metallopeptidase gives MGNHRAERAPKRRTSATPAPVNGKRRAEAPRRSTVRLRSLPSLPLVAGVAVLAISAGGAVTASGADVSALASAGSSVDAAGSIGTKAGQALARRGTVTSRDYTREAGEETDPELVALAEKQMAERTAKLDEMRKAAEKQAAKIKENKWVLPLDNYQITAVFGQYGLWANYHTGLDFNGNTGDPIHSVANGTVTFTGYDGAYGNKTVVTLEDGTEIWYCHQTTIYVSVGDQVTGGETIGTVGATGNVTGSHLHVEVRPGGGGPVDPFPEFVAHGVVP, from the coding sequence ATGGGCAACCACCGAGCGGAGCGCGCACCCAAGCGCCGCACCTCGGCCACGCCTGCACCCGTGAACGGGAAGCGGCGAGCAGAAGCCCCCCGCCGCTCGACCGTCCGCCTGCGGTCGCTTCCGTCCCTCCCCCTCGTCGCCGGTGTCGCGGTCCTCGCGATCTCCGCGGGCGGCGCCGTGACCGCCTCGGGTGCCGACGTCTCGGCCCTCGCCAGCGCCGGTTCCTCCGTCGACGCCGCCGGCTCGATCGGCACGAAGGCCGGCCAGGCCCTCGCCCGCCGCGGCACGGTCACCAGCCGCGACTACACCCGCGAGGCCGGCGAGGAGACCGACCCCGAGCTGGTCGCGCTCGCCGAGAAGCAGATGGCCGAGCGCACGGCCAAGCTCGACGAGATGCGCAAGGCCGCCGAGAAGCAGGCGGCGAAGATCAAGGAGAACAAGTGGGTTCTCCCCCTCGACAACTACCAGATCACCGCCGTCTTCGGGCAGTACGGCCTCTGGGCGAACTACCACACCGGTCTCGACTTCAACGGCAACACCGGTGACCCGATCCACTCCGTGGCCAACGGCACCGTGACCTTCACCGGCTACGACGGCGCCTACGGCAACAAGACCGTCGTCACCCTCGAGGACGGCACCGAGATCTGGTACTGCCACCAGACCACGATCTACGTCTCCGTCGGCGACCAGGTCACAGGCGGCGAGACCATCGGCACCGTCGGCGCCACCGGCAACGTCACCGGCTCGCACCTCCACGTCGAGGTCCGCCCCGGTGGCGGCGGCCCGGTCGACCCCTTCCCGGAGTTCGTCGCCCACGGCGTCGTTCCCTGA
- a CDS encoding cryptochrome/photolyase family protein codes for MSSSGSSVMWFRRDLRVRDNPALLAALDEGTVTALFVVDPAIWSTAGAARRAWLAANVLALAERIPLTIHHGDPRDVVPRVADGRRVHVSAETTPYGRRRDDAVAEKVELVATGSPYAVGPGRVRNGSGDPYQVFTAFARAWREHGWPEPAHTPRSPDIEQGDSHERALEELEKAVADAPFDLPPAGEEAAWRRWRAFRDDGLRDYPTERDRPDHDGTSRLSPYLHLGVIHPRSLLADMDTSSTYANEIAWREFYADVLWHTPASAWEDLKPALKAMAYDDPADAIEAWRTGTTGFPIVDAGMRQLLHSGWMHNRVRMITASFLTKDLHVWWPVGARHFLDLLIDGDVASNNHGWQWVAGTGTDASPYFRVFNPVTQGIKFDPQGDYVRRWVPELDHLPGKSAHEPWKSDVGYEQDYPLRIVDHADERREALERYQSARD; via the coding sequence ATGTCGTCCTCCGGCTCGTCCGTGATGTGGTTCCGCCGCGACCTGCGCGTGCGCGACAACCCGGCGCTCCTCGCCGCCCTCGACGAGGGCACGGTGACGGCCCTCTTCGTCGTCGACCCCGCGATCTGGTCGACCGCGGGCGCGGCCCGGCGGGCCTGGCTCGCGGCCAACGTGCTGGCCCTGGCCGAGCGGATCCCGCTGACCATCCACCACGGAGACCCGCGTGACGTCGTGCCGCGCGTCGCCGACGGCCGACGCGTCCACGTCTCCGCGGAGACCACGCCCTACGGCCGCAGGCGTGACGACGCGGTCGCGGAGAAGGTGGAGCTGGTGGCCACCGGGTCGCCGTACGCCGTCGGGCCCGGGCGGGTGCGCAACGGCAGCGGCGACCCCTACCAGGTCTTCACCGCCTTCGCCCGCGCCTGGCGCGAGCACGGCTGGCCCGAGCCCGCCCACACCCCGCGCTCCCCCGACATCGAGCAGGGCGACTCGCACGAGCGGGCGCTCGAGGAGCTGGAGAAGGCGGTGGCCGACGCGCCGTTCGACCTCCCCCCGGCCGGCGAGGAGGCCGCGTGGCGGCGCTGGCGCGCGTTCCGCGACGACGGGCTGCGCGACTACCCGACCGAGCGCGACCGTCCCGACCACGACGGCACCTCACGCCTCTCGCCGTACCTCCACCTCGGGGTCATCCACCCGCGCTCGCTCCTGGCCGACATGGACACCTCGTCGACGTACGCCAACGAGATCGCGTGGCGCGAGTTCTACGCCGACGTCCTGTGGCACACACCCGCCTCGGCCTGGGAGGACCTGAAGCCCGCGCTGAAGGCGATGGCCTACGACGACCCCGCCGACGCGATCGAGGCGTGGCGGACCGGGACGACCGGCTTCCCGATCGTCGACGCCGGGATGCGGCAGCTGCTGCACTCGGGGTGGATGCACAACCGGGTCCGGATGATCACCGCCTCCTTCCTCACCAAGGACCTGCACGTGTGGTGGCCGGTCGGCGCGCGGCACTTCCTCGACCTGCTGATCGACGGCGACGTCGCCTCCAACAACCACGGCTGGCAGTGGGTGGCCGGCACCGGCACCGACGCCTCCCCCTACTTCCGGGTCTTCAACCCGGTCACCCAGGGGATCAAGTTCGACCCGCAGGGCGACTACGTCCGCCGCTGGGTGCCCGAGCTCGACCACCTCCCCGGCAAGTCGGCGCACGAGCCGTGGAAGTCCGACGTCGGCTACGAGCAGGACTACCCGCTCCGGATCGTCGACCACGCCGACGAGCGTCGCGAGGCGCTCGAGCGCTACCAGTCGGCTCGTGACTGA
- the sucC gene encoding ADP-forming succinate--CoA ligase subunit beta, which produces MDLMEFQAKELFAKHGVATTLGVVAETPEAARAAAEEMGGVTVIKAQVKAGGRGKAGGVKIAKTADEAESYARDIIGMEIKGLRVNRVLVTPATPPVEEYYFSFLLDRSNRSHLCIASVEGGVEIEEVAKTNPEAVRQIPINAIEGVTPEKAAAIVDEAKFPAELRDQAIEMVQALWKVYVEEDATLVEVNPLARLEGDKLEALDGKVSLDDNASEFRHPDHAQFEIREEADPLEAKAKDKGLNYVKLDGEVGIIGNGAGLVMSTLDVVAYAGEAHGGVKPANFLDIGGGANAQVMADGLDVILNDEQVKSVFVNVFGGITACDEVANGIKGALEILGDSATKPLVVRLDGNNVDKGRAILDELNHPLVTQVDTMDGAADKAAELAHQA; this is translated from the coding sequence GTGGACCTGATGGAGTTTCAGGCGAAAGAGCTCTTCGCCAAGCATGGAGTAGCGACCACACTCGGTGTGGTCGCGGAGACCCCGGAGGCCGCTCGCGCAGCCGCCGAGGAGATGGGCGGGGTCACCGTCATCAAGGCCCAGGTCAAGGCGGGAGGCCGCGGCAAGGCCGGCGGCGTCAAGATCGCGAAGACCGCCGACGAGGCCGAGTCCTACGCGCGCGACATCATCGGCATGGAGATCAAGGGGCTGCGCGTCAACCGCGTCCTGGTCACCCCGGCGACCCCGCCGGTGGAGGAGTACTACTTCTCCTTCCTGCTCGACCGCTCGAACCGCTCGCACCTCTGCATCGCGTCCGTCGAGGGTGGTGTGGAGATCGAGGAGGTCGCCAAGACCAACCCCGAGGCCGTGCGCCAGATCCCGATCAACGCGATCGAGGGCGTCACGCCGGAGAAGGCCGCCGCGATCGTCGACGAGGCCAAGTTCCCCGCGGAGCTGCGTGACCAGGCCATCGAGATGGTCCAGGCGCTGTGGAAGGTCTACGTCGAGGAGGACGCCACCCTCGTCGAGGTCAACCCGCTGGCCCGCCTCGAGGGTGACAAGCTCGAGGCGCTCGACGGCAAGGTGTCGCTCGACGACAACGCCTCCGAGTTCCGCCACCCCGACCACGCCCAGTTCGAGATCCGCGAGGAGGCCGACCCGCTCGAGGCCAAGGCCAAGGACAAGGGCCTCAACTACGTCAAGCTCGACGGCGAGGTCGGCATCATCGGCAACGGCGCTGGCCTCGTGATGAGCACCCTCGACGTCGTCGCGTACGCCGGTGAGGCGCACGGCGGCGTGAAGCCGGCCAACTTCCTCGACATCGGCGGCGGCGCCAACGCGCAGGTCATGGCCGACGGCCTCGACGTGATCCTCAACGACGAGCAGGTCAAGAGCGTCTTCGTCAACGTCTTCGGTGGCATCACCGCGTGCGACGAGGTGGCCAACGGCATCAAGGGTGCCCTCGAGATCCTCGGTGACAGCGCCACCAAGCCGCTCGTCGTCCGACTCGACGGCAACAACGTCGACAAGGGCCGCGCGATCCTCGACGAGCTCAACCACCCGCTGGTCACCCAGGTCGACACGATGGACGGCGCGGCCGACAAGGCCGCCGAGCTCGCCCACCAGGCCTGA